In Vanrija pseudolonga chromosome 4, complete sequence, a single window of DNA contains:
- the nim-1 gene encoding G2-specific protein kinase nim-1: protein MAAAGRRQASAASQATSSSQGYADIAEMDKYKLVSNIGKGSFGVISKVQRVEDGKEFALKQLDYGKMTERDRKQILAEVAILESLKHRNIVQLVQKIKDPKNERIFIVMEYCPSGDLGSIIRRAQRTNQPLNEDKIWNIFLQITLALHHCHWPNERTRYAGSRLSAPAESGPSRTQVLHRDLKPENVFMSGEFVKLGDFGLSKDMAGCTFTSTYVGTPLYMPPEILAENRYDTKSDIWSLGCLVFEMCALSSPFSAAKTQQELITMVKSGKLPPLPSHISPSLKAVIRAMLNLNPVRRPSTKDILEMDEMKLHRKLFMVQNQTVILAARKEEIQQYEARLQERAAAIERREQAMADKEAAIAQREQSVSEREDLLRENNKRITTAAESLKAQWEKLREEKESHKEAMAALQVPPLPAAEPQQQTSDDKALPVPSTSRLPRHHSYDDTPSKIPFPSAFASPVPLDARLTSKIAGLPSGSKSSSLARRLASKSLTNLASRARDDDELELPSTQATPAKRTAAPGTPFKRQHRTSIGSPGELERVFLEDVTMATASPGSTVFPTPFSQRRRKDSAMSEDAPPSLIPAPSFVFRPEATPAKWSPDDPDLPSPFIRRAVPAPPNFGVANDRATTEQREPLAAINAQPFVASGNATNGTSAQNRKAAALPRSKSGSLHQHVLRHNAVRTSDHGVATAPVPAVPTGLGSLSGSAVRTWPIAGRDPARC from the exons ATGGCAGCCgcaggtcgacgacaagcgTCGGCCGCATCACAGGCCACCAGCTCGTCCCAGGGCTACGCTGATATCGCCGAAATGGACAAGTACAAGCTCGTGAGCAACATCGGCAAGGGCAGCTTTGGTGTTATCAGCAAGGTCCAAAGGGTCGAGGATGGAAAG GAGTTTGccctcaagcagctcgactATGGCAAAATGACGGAGCGCGACCGCAAACAGATCCTGGCCGAAGT CGCCATTCTAGAGTCGCTCAAGCATCGCAACATTGTACAGCTTGTTCAAAAGATCAAAGACCCCAAGAATGAGCGGATATTCATTGTCATGGAG TACTGCCCGTCTGGCGACCTCGGATCGATCATCCGCAGGGCGCAGCGTACAAACCAGCCCTTGAATGAGGACAAGATCTGGAACATCTTCTTACAGATCACCTTGGCTCTCCATCACTGTCACTGGCCCAATGAACGGACCAGGTACGCCGGTTCTCGACTGAGTGCGCCTGCCGAGTCCGGCCCTAGCCGGACACAGGTGCTGCATCGTGACCTCAAGCCGGAGAATG TGTTCATGTCTGGGGAATTTGTCAAGCTCGGTGACTTTGGCCTTAGCAAAGACATGGCGGGTTGCACCTTTACCAGCACTTATGTTGGG ACTCCCCTGTACATGCCCCCCGAGATCCTGGCGGAGAACCGTTACGACACCAAGTCGGACATCTGGAGTCTGGGCTGTCTGGTCTTCGAGATGTGTGCCTTGAG TTCTCCCTTCTCGGCGGCCAAGACGCAACAGGAGCTCATCACGATGGTCAAGTCGGGCAAGCTGCCGCCACTCCCCTCACACATCTCGCCATCACTGAAAGCAGTCATTCGTGCCATGCTGAACCTGAAC CCCGTTCGTCGTCCCTCCACGAAGGACATCCTTGAGATGGACGAGATGAAGCTGCACCGCAAGTTATTCATGGTCCAGAACCA GACTGTGATTCTTGCCGCTCGTAAAGAGGAAATTCAGCAATATGAGGCGCGCCTTCAGGAGCGTGCGGCTGCCATTGAAAGGCGCGAGCAGGCAATGGCGGACAAAGAAGCCGCCATCGCTCAACGAGAGCAATCCGTGTCGGAGCGGGAAGACCTCCTTCGAGAGAACAACAAGCGCATTACGACGGCGGCTGAGAGCCTCAAGGCTCAATGGGAGAAGTTGCGagaggagaaggagagcCACAAGGAGGCCATGGCTGCACTTCAAGTGCCACCACTGCCAGCAGCTGAGCCTCAACAACAGACTTCCGACGACAA GGCGCTTCCTGTCCCCTCAACATCACGTCTCCCTCGACACCATTCATACGACGACACGCCCTCAAAGATTCCTTTCCCCTCAGCATTCGCGTCGCCCGTGCCCCTCGATGCTCGCCTGACGAGCAAGATTGCCGGCTTACCATCAGGCAGCAAGTCGTCATCGCTGGCAAGGCGTCTCGCCTCCAAGTCCCTTACGAACCTGGCCTCGCGTGCCCGtgatgatgacgagctgGAGCTTCCCTCTACACAGGCGACGCCCGCGAAGAGAACAGCCGCCCCAGGCACTCCTTTCAAGAGACAGCACCGCACCTCTATCGGCTCCCCCGGAGAGCTGGAGCGCGTGTTCTTGGAAGACGTCACAATGGCGACCGCATCTCCTGGATCGACAGTGTTCCCGACACCGTTCTCCCAGCGTCGAAGGAAAGACTCTGCAATGTCCGAGGACGCCCCACCCAGCCTGATTCCGGCACCGTCGTTTGTGTTCCGCCCCGAGGCTACGCCGGCCAAGTGGTCTCCTGACGACCCGGATCTACCTTCCCCGTTCATTCGTCGCGCTGTTCCAGCACCACCCAACTTTGGCGTGGCAAACGACAGGGCGACCACCGAGCAAAGAGAGCCGCTTGCGGCCATCAACGCGCAGCCGTTCGTGGCCTCCGGCAACGCCACCAATGGCACGAGTGCGCAGAACCGcaaggctgctgctctcCCTCGGTCAAAGTCTGGTTCGCTACACCAGCACGTACTGCGTCATAATGCCGTTCGGACAAGCGACCACGGTGTGGCCACCGCTCCCGTCCCTGCCGTGCCCACTGGCCTCGGAAGCCTTTCCGGCAGTGCGGTGCGTACATGGCCTATTGCCGGACGGGACCCCGCCCGCTGTTGA
- the dbl4 gene encoding E3 ubiquitin-protein ligase dbl4, with protein sequence MSSDGEDDFMYDDDDAFDDDNYMDQDLDSESEPDVFDAISPTVEAHLVTEAPQKKPYDVAYKVRSPKEILDMQSKEIRKIQTLLEVPASTAAILLRHYAWNGEKLQEEFWTDPAKALGESGLSPPGSPSTSVASLPPLSPLKSRNPFKRTRSSQNVPFECPICCNEYPASEFDTATFSLGCNHRFCRECWGEYITGKIKGEGESARIQCMESGCNRVVREEAVDELVPADVSTRYHELLNAAYVSDSPNLRWCPHPGCEYAIECSQAPPRMLNQLVPTVVCNCGNSLCFGCGYNADHRPVLCRIVKLWEKKCADDSETANWLNAHTKECSKCQSTIEKNGGCNHMTCKKCKYEFCWVCMGPWSEHGTSWYQCNRYDEKSGVNARDAQAKSRQSLERYLHYFNRWANHEQSAKLDADFYKNTEKKMEQMQNNSHGSLSWIEVQFARDAVSVVIKSRILLKWSYCMAFYLKRNNMTELFEDNQRDLERAVENLSYILESNMSEQPIEKLRQDVTNQAAYVQKRHDVLLDDTLKGYLERRWEFTVDT encoded by the exons ATGTcgtcggacggcgaggacgacttcatgtacgacgacgatgacgctttcgacgacgacaattACATGGACCAAG ACTTGGACTCGGAGTCTGAACCTGACGTCTTTGATGCCATCAGTCCCACGGTCGAGG CTCACCTCGTTACAGAGGCTCCGCAGAAGAAGCCTTACGATGTCGCATACAAGGTGCGCTCTCCCAAGGAGATCTTAGACATGCAATCGAAAGAGATTCGAAAGATTCAGACGCTACTAGAGGTTCCC GcatccaccgccgccattcTCCTCCGTCACTACGCCTGGAATGGAGAGAAACTACAAGAAGAGTTTTGGACCGACCCCGCCAAGGCTCTGGGCGAGTCGGGTCTCTCTCCCCCCGGTTCCCCAAGCACCTCGGTTGCCTCGTTGCCACCACTGTCACCACTGAAGAGCCGCAACCCGTTCAAGAGAACACGCAGCTCACAGAATGTGCCATTCGAGTGCCCAATCTGTTGCAACGAATACCCAGCATCCGAGTTTGATACGGCAACATTCAGCCTTGGCTGCAATCATCGTTTCTGCAGAGAATGCTGGGGAGAGTACATCACCGGCAAGATCAAGGGCGAAGGCGAGAGCGCTCGGATCCAGTGTATGGAGAGCGGGTGCAACCGGGTGGTCAGAGAGGAGGCTGTTGATGAGCTGGTGCCTGCTGATGTGTCAACTCG CTACCATGAGTTACTCAACGCGGCGTATGTCTCCGACTCGCCAAATTTGCGATGGTGCCCCCACCCGGGCTGCGAGTACGCGATCGAGTGCTCACAAGCGCCACCACGAATGCTTAACCAGCTTGTTCCAACGGTGGTTTGCAACTGCGGCAACTCGTTATGCTTTGGATGTGGCTACAATGCCGACCATCGGCCAGTCCTCTGCCGCATCGTCAAGCTGTGGGAGAAGAAGtgcgccgacgactcggagaCTGCAAACTGGCTCAACGCGCATACCAAGGAGTGCTCCAAGTGCCAGTCGACCATTGAGAAGAATGGAGGTTGCAA CCACATGACTTGCAAGAAGTGCAAATACGAGTTCTGTTGGGTCTGCATGGGTCCGTGGTCCGAGCACGGCACCAGCTGGTACCAGTGCAACCGCTACGACGAGAAGTCAGGAGTCAACGCCCGCGATGCTCAGGCAAAGAGCCGCCAGAGTCTTGAACGATACTTGCAT TACTTCAACCGATGGGCCAACCACGAGCAGtccgccaagctcgacgccgacttcTACAAGAACACTGAGAAGAAGATGGAGCAAATGCAGAACAACAGCCACGGCAGCCTGTCGTGGATCGAGGTCCAGTTTGCTCGTGACGCTGTGAGCGTGGTCATCAAGTCGCGTATCCTTCTCAAGTGGTCGTATTGCATGGCATTCTA CCTCAAGCGCAACAACATGACCGAGCTGTTCGAGGACAACCAGCGTGACCTCGAGCGAGCGGTCGAGAACCTGAGTTACATCCTCGAGTCGAACATGAGCGAGCAGCCCATTGAGAAGCTTCGTCAGGATGTGACCAACCAGGCG GCATATGTTCAGAAGCGTCATGATGTCCTtctcgacgacacgctgAAGGGCTACCTTGAGCGGCGCTGGGAGTTCACCGTGGACACTTGA
- the SNIP1 gene encoding Smad nuclear-interacting protein 1, which translates to MPRDSPPHQRTRDRSRSPQRRDRERERDYDRKPDVRGDRDRGDRGGERGNGYGGGRPRDEGYGARERERERESDRKRYDEDAEAPPKSPPKPNFGNSGLLAKESNTVKGVALKYHEPPEARKPVQNWRLYVFKGDEQVDLIHIYRQSCYLLGRDAVVTDIPIAHPSCSKQHAVIQFRQTTERNEFGDEKTEIKPYVLDLESTNGTYVNDAEIPKTRYYELRNKDVLKFGTSTREYVLLHEESKK; encoded by the exons ATGCCGCGCGACAGCCCACCGCACCAGCGCACGCGCGACCGCTCGAGGTCACCACAACGGCGGgatcgcgagcgcgagcgcgactaCGATCGCAAGCccgacgtgcgcggcgaCCGGGATCGCGGCGACCGAGGGGGCGAAAGGGGGAACGGAtacggcggcggtcgtcCACGGGACGAGGggtacggcgcgcgcgagcgcgagcgtgagcgcgagtCGGATCGGAAGCGGTACGATGAGGACGCGGAG GCCCCGCCAAAGTCCCCCCCAAAGCCAAACTTTGGCAACTCTGGCCTGCTGGCAAAAGAGAGCAACACAGTCAagggcgtcgcgctcaagTACCACGagccgcccgaggcgcgcaagcCCGTGCAGAACTGGCGGCTGTACGTGTTCAAGGGGGACGAGCAGGTCG ACCTCATCCACATCTACCGCCAGTCGTGCTACCTGTTAGGCCGGGACGCCGTCGTGACCGACATCCCCATCGCGCACCCGTCTTGCTCAAAGCAGCACGCCGTCATCCAGTTCCGGCAAACGACCGAGCGCAACGAGTTTGGCGACGAGAAGACGGAGATCAA GCCGtacgtcctcgacctcgagtcgACGAACGGCACATATgtcaacgacgccgagatcccCAAGACGCGCTACTACGAGCTGCGGAACAAGGACG TGCTCAAGTTtggcacgtcgacgcgcgaGTACGTGCTGCTGCACGAGGAGTCGAAGAAGTAG
- the NUP107_1 gene encoding Nuclear pore complex protein, with protein sequence MEVATTNQGGTPYTEFASTLASYHAKYAEAGPSKSQLDSPIPYDDVLDESRGMIRELMESLKQNVQTLHSNGGPVSDEEEALLLEHRTWALIRAVYENRIQRADPEFEAPSAAEQIRASPYTTPEALAQTIVNESSDLSLWATLVDHLQTRPLLSEPKPIEGRSGYLPFTVRKAKSARFGAGSTPASLDPDFTLRAPQGQGLAGEDQTYQAPLLEVLWDRVRHGELDDAVSVCEQGGEPWRAASLIGGRRWSVGGLTKDSLPVSALQGNRARALWKKSCRAIAKNPTLSSAERSLYAALISDLPTLLPACTTWEDQLWAYIQARLENRIDRRAQELGGFWQEEDISIGVDDEESGGSASDSIEDVFARIAAVQTGDIAAASQSPYIAVQRYVILGRTNDLLVNFADRLATIQNSVPPDQVGPLVRFFAHLVLVLRSLGQPVSETAANAIIEAYLSVLEDRGNDTLVAMYAACLREGNGEESYARFLRSMDPNATRQQKQEALLRAKQYNLDVAIIAKETVRLILEDAFAFIPSLSTDQPDITSFSASLTERDVQLIRSIEWLTMVPETLAEALVRSNDVARYFLALGQANAAQALLKTLPDFGALDAEADAGHDGQLVEHTDYRKLLATFAVHDLIEEVQSRAPKATTSKVEQLNWRKRLFQVIDQVNGETRDLLISDWLNFPIQSRSTYSTQRRKELRRIRQIFIPDLVLRLHAQLMDNRALFPQLLQTALEMTKLVADEEHKVYVEFLGQDNKPYRLVAYLDRVRESSMAALQGGSSNPIVAAVAN encoded by the exons ATGGAGGTGGCGACAACAAACCAGGGTGGCACGCCCTACACCGAGTTTGCCAGCACCTTGGCCTCATACCACGCCAAGTACGCAGAGGCAGGCCCCTCCAAGTCtcagctcgactcgcccaTCCCTTAtgacgacgtcctcgacgagtcCCGGGGCATGATCCGGGAGCTCATGGAGAGCCTGAAGCAGAA TGTCCAGACACTCCACAGCAACGGCGGCCCAGTttcggacgaggaggaagcctTGTTGCTCGAGCACCGAACATGGGCGTTGATACGCGCCGTGTACGA AAACCGCatccagcgcgccgaccccgagttCGAGGCTCCGTCGGCTGCTGAGCAGATCCGAGCCAGCCCCTACACCACTCCCGAAGCGCTCGCGCAGACCATTGTGAACGAGAGCTCAGACCTGAGCTTGTGGGCGACTCTGGTGGACCACCTGCAAACACGGCCTCTGCTGTCCGAACCAAAACCTATTGAGGGTCGCAGCGGCTACTTGCCTTTCACTGTTCGCAAGGCCAAGTCTGCACGCTTTGGCGCGGGCTCCACTCCCGCCTCCCTCGACCCCGATTTCACTCTGCGCGCACCCCAGGGACAGGGCCTCGCTGGCGAGGACCAGACGTACCAGGCCCCCTTGCTGGAAGTGCTCTGGGACCGAGTCCGCCACGGAGAGCTCGATGATGCCGTCAGTGTCTGTGAGCAGGGCGGAGAACCGTGGCGCGCGGCATCCCTCATTGGAGGGCGACGTTGGTCTGTTGGTGGTTTGA CCAAGGACAGCTTGCCAGTCTCTGCGCTTCAGGGCAACAGGGCACGCGCATTATGGAAGAAGAGCTGCAGGGCCATCGCCAAGAAC CCAACTCTCTCTTCAGCAGAACGGTCTCTCTACGCAGCTCTTATCTCTGACCTGCCtaccctcctccccgcctgCACAACATGGGAGGACCAGCTCTGGGCATACATCCAGGCTCGACTCGAGAACCGTATCGACCGTAGGGCCCAGGAACTTGGTGGCTTCtggcaggaggaggacatCAGCATCGGTGTTGATGATGAGGAGAGTGGAGGCTCTGCCAGCGACAGCATTGAGGATGTGTTTGCGCGTATCGCGGCTGTTCAGACTGGAGACATTGC CGCGGCCTCCCAGAGCCCATACATTGCGGTCCAGAGATACGTCATTCTTGGCAGAACaaacgacctcctcgtcaactTTGCGGATCGTCTCGCCACCATTCAGAATTCGGTGCCTCCTGA CCAAGTTGGTCCCCTTGTTCGTTTCTTCGCCCACCTTGTGCTCGTCTTGCGCTCCCTCGGCCAGCCGGTTTCAGAAACCGCGGCTAATGCCATCATCGAGGCGTACCTCTCGGTTCTGGAGGATCGCGGTAACGACACCTTAGTCGCTATGTACGCGGCGTgcctgcgcgagggcaaCGGCGAGGAGAGCTACGCCCGGTTCCTCAGGTCGATGGACCCCAACGCCACGCGCCAGCAGAAGCAGGAGGCGCTCCTCCGTGCCAAGCAGTACAACCTCGACGTTGCTATCATCGCCAAGGAGACTGTGCGCTTGATCCTCGAGGACGCTTTCGCGTTCATTCCCTCCCTGTCCACCGACCAGCCAGACATCACCTCGTTCTCCGCCTCGTTGACCGAGCGCGATGTCCAGCTGATTCGGTCAATCGAATGGCTTACGATGGTGCCCGAGACGCTGGCAGAGGCGCTGGTTCGCTCGAACGATGTGGCACGTTACTTCCTTG CTCTTGGCCAAGCCAACGCAGCCCAGGCGCTGCTGAAGACGCTGCCTGATTTCGGCgctctcgacgccgaggccgatgcgGGCCATGACGGACAGCTTGTGGAGCACACCGACTACCGCAAGCTCTTGGCCACCTTCGCGGTCCACGATCTCATCGAGGAGGTTCAGAGCCGTGCCCCCAAGGCGACCACCTccaaggtcgagcagctcaactGGCGCAAGAGGCTCTTCCAGGTCATTGACCAGGTCAATGGCGAGACTCGTGACCTCCTCATTTCGGACTGGCTCAACTTCCCCATCCAGTCGCGGTCTACGTACTCGACCCAGAGGCGAAAGGAGCTGCGTCGCATCCGCCAGATCTTCATCCCAGACCTCGTGCTGCGCCTTCACGCCCAGCTCATGGACAACAGGGCCCTCTTCCCTCAGTTACTTCAGACGGCTCTGGAGATGACCAAGCtcgtggccgacgaggagcacaagGTGTACGTCGAGTTCCTCGGCCAGGACAACAAGCCATACCGTCTTGTTGCGTACCTCGACCGTgtgcgcgagtcgagcaTGGCCGCGCTGCAGGGCGGGAGCAGCAACCCCATCGTGGCGGCTGTAGCAAACTAG
- the NUP107_1 gene encoding Nucleoporin, translating into MEVATTNQGGTPYTEFASTLASYHAKYAEAGPSKSQLDSPIPYDDVLDESRGMIRELMESLKQNVQTLHSNGGPVSDEEEALLLEHRTWALIRAVYENRIQRADPEFEAPSAAEQIRASPYTTPEALAQTIVNESSDLSLWATLVDHLQTRPLLSEPKPIEGRSGYLPFTVRKAKSARFGAGSTPASLDPDFTLRAPQGQGLAGEDQTYQAPLLEVLWDRVRHGELDDAVSVCEQGGEPWRAASLIGGRRWSVGGLTKDSLPVSALQGNRARALWKKSCRAIAKNPTLSSAERSLYAALISDLPTLLPACTTWEDQLWAYIQARLENRIDRRAQELGGFWQEEDISIGVDDEESGGSASDSIEDVFARIAAVQTGDIAWVFREEGVADQDSAASQSPYIAVQRYVILGRTNDLLVNFADRLATIQNSVPPDQVGPLVRFFAHLVLVLRSLGQPVSETAANAIIEAYLSVLEDRGNDTLVAMYAACLREGNGEESYARFLRSMDPNATRQQKQEALLRAKQYNLDVAIIAKETVRLILEDAFAFIPSLSTDQPDITSFSASLTERDVQLIRSIEWLTMVPETLAEALVRSNDVARYFLALGQANAAQALLKTLPDFGALDAEADAGHDGQLVEHTDYRKLLATFAVHDLIEEVQSRAPKATTSKVEQLNWRKRLFQVIDQVNGETRDLLISDWLNFPIQSRSTYSTQRRKELRRIRQIFIPDLVLRLHAQLMDNRALFPQLLQTALEMTKLVADEEHKVYVEFLGQDNKPYRLVAYLDRVRESSMAALQGGSSNPIVAAVAN; encoded by the exons ATGGAGGTGGCGACAACAAACCAGGGTGGCACGCCCTACACCGAGTTTGCCAGCACCTTGGCCTCATACCACGCCAAGTACGCAGAGGCAGGCCCCTCCAAGTCtcagctcgactcgcccaTCCCTTAtgacgacgtcctcgacgagtcCCGGGGCATGATCCGGGAGCTCATGGAGAGCCTGAAGCAGAA TGTCCAGACACTCCACAGCAACGGCGGCCCAGTttcggacgaggaggaagcctTGTTGCTCGAGCACCGAACATGGGCGTTGATACGCGCCGTGTACGA AAACCGCatccagcgcgccgaccccgagttCGAGGCTCCGTCGGCTGCTGAGCAGATCCGAGCCAGCCCCTACACCACTCCCGAAGCGCTCGCGCAGACCATTGTGAACGAGAGCTCAGACCTGAGCTTGTGGGCGACTCTGGTGGACCACCTGCAAACACGGCCTCTGCTGTCCGAACCAAAACCTATTGAGGGTCGCAGCGGCTACTTGCCTTTCACTGTTCGCAAGGCCAAGTCTGCACGCTTTGGCGCGGGCTCCACTCCCGCCTCCCTCGACCCCGATTTCACTCTGCGCGCACCCCAGGGACAGGGCCTCGCTGGCGAGGACCAGACGTACCAGGCCCCCTTGCTGGAAGTGCTCTGGGACCGAGTCCGCCACGGAGAGCTCGATGATGCCGTCAGTGTCTGTGAGCAGGGCGGAGAACCGTGGCGCGCGGCATCCCTCATTGGAGGGCGACGTTGGTCTGTTGGTGGTTTGA CCAAGGACAGCTTGCCAGTCTCTGCGCTTCAGGGCAACAGGGCACGCGCATTATGGAAGAAGAGCTGCAGGGCCATCGCCAAGAAC CCAACTCTCTCTTCAGCAGAACGGTCTCTCTACGCAGCTCTTATCTCTGACCTGCCtaccctcctccccgcctgCACAACATGGGAGGACCAGCTCTGGGCATACATCCAGGCTCGACTCGAGAACCGTATCGACCGTAGGGCCCAGGAACTTGGTGGCTTCtggcaggaggaggacatCAGCATCGGTGTTGATGATGAGGAGAGTGGAGGCTCTGCCAGCGACAGCATTGAGGATGTGTTTGCGCGTATCGCGGCTGTTCAGACTGGAGACATTGCGTGGGTGTTCCGCGAAGAAGGTGTTGCTGACCAGGACAGCGCGGCCTCCCAGAGCCCATACATTGCGGTCCAGAGATACGTCATTCTTGGCAGAACaaacgacctcctcgtcaactTTGCGGATCGTCTCGCCACCATTCAGAATTCGGTGCCTCCTGA CCAAGTTGGTCCCCTTGTTCGTTTCTTCGCCCACCTTGTGCTCGTCTTGCGCTCCCTCGGCCAGCCGGTTTCAGAAACCGCGGCTAATGCCATCATCGAGGCGTACCTCTCGGTTCTGGAGGATCGCGGTAACGACACCTTAGTCGCTATGTACGCGGCGTgcctgcgcgagggcaaCGGCGAGGAGAGCTACGCCCGGTTCCTCAGGTCGATGGACCCCAACGCCACGCGCCAGCAGAAGCAGGAGGCGCTCCTCCGTGCCAAGCAGTACAACCTCGACGTTGCTATCATCGCCAAGGAGACTGTGCGCTTGATCCTCGAGGACGCTTTCGCGTTCATTCCCTCCCTGTCCACCGACCAGCCAGACATCACCTCGTTCTCCGCCTCGTTGACCGAGCGCGATGTCCAGCTGATTCGGTCAATCGAATGGCTTACGATGGTGCCCGAGACGCTGGCAGAGGCGCTGGTTCGCTCGAACGATGTGGCACGTTACTTCCTTG CTCTTGGCCAAGCCAACGCAGCCCAGGCGCTGCTGAAGACGCTGCCTGATTTCGGCgctctcgacgccgaggccgatgcgGGCCATGACGGACAGCTTGTGGAGCACACCGACTACCGCAAGCTCTTGGCCACCTTCGCGGTCCACGATCTCATCGAGGAGGTTCAGAGCCGTGCCCCCAAGGCGACCACCTccaaggtcgagcagctcaactGGCGCAAGAGGCTCTTCCAGGTCATTGACCAGGTCAATGGCGAGACTCGTGACCTCCTCATTTCGGACTGGCTCAACTTCCCCATCCAGTCGCGGTCTACGTACTCGACCCAGAGGCGAAAGGAGCTGCGTCGCATCCGCCAGATCTTCATCCCAGACCTCGTGCTGCGCCTTCACGCCCAGCTCATGGACAACAGGGCCCTCTTCCCTCAGTTACTTCAGACGGCTCTGGAGATGACCAAGCtcgtggccgacgaggagcacaagGTGTACGTCGAGTTCCTCGGCCAGGACAACAAGCCATACCGTCTTGTTGCGTACCTCGACCGTgtgcgcgagtcgagcaTGGCCGCGCTGCAGGGCGGGAGCAGCAACCCCATCGTGGCGGCTGTAGCAAACTAG
- the RRP3 gene encoding ATP-dependent rRNA helicase RRP3 produces MSSASSDRESSRSASPEANGADAAPAEKKTFAELGVTPELCAACTSLGFKNPTDIQVEAIPPALEGNDIIGIAQTGSGKTAAFTLPILQNLWENPQPFYALILAPTRELADQISKQVSALGAPIGVRSAVIVGGMDMMSQSIALSKRPHVIVATPGRLMDHLENTKGFSLKALKYLVLDEADRLLDLDFGPIIDKLLKVIPKERNTFLFSATLSTKVEKLKRASLNKPVQVKVAAKYSTVSTLQQYYVFFPEVQKDAYLFYLVNELSSSSMIIFTGTVDRAQRLSIMLNRLGFAAIPLHGQMSQSARLGSLNKFKSGGRKILVATDVASRGLDIPLVDLVINYDIPTNSKDYVHRVGRTARAGRSGKSITLTTQYDVVMLKGIEAAIGRQLPAFDVDKEAVAILSDRVAEAGRAAKIEMREQGNGGSGGARGRDKGRRGRDDDRDRDDDVVQGGMPQRKKFKKGGRR; encoded by the exons ATGTCCTCCGCCTCATCCGATAGAGAGTCGAGTCGCTCAGCCTCGCCCGAGGcgaacggcgccgacgccgcccccgccgagaagaagacgtttgccgagctcggcgtcacccCCGAGCTCTGCGCGGCATGCACCTCTCTTGGCTTCAAGAACCCGACCGACATCCAGGTCGAGGCCATCCCGCCTGCGCTTGAGGGCAACGATATCATCGGTATCGCTCAGACTGGTAGTGGAAAGACCGCCGCCTTCACTCTGCCCATCCTCCAGAACCTGTGGGAGAACCCTCAGCCATTCTACGCCTTGATCCTGGCTCCCACTCG TGAACTCGCGGACCAGATCTCCAAGCAGGTCTCGGCACTCGGCGCGCCCATTGGTGTCCGCTCGGCCGTCATCGTCGGTGGAATGGACATGATGTCGCAGTCGATCGCGCTCTCCAAGCGCCCGCACGTCATTGTCGCGACTCCCGGTCGTCTCATGGACCACCTGGAGAACACCAAGGGCTTCTCGCTCAAGGCCCTCAAGTACCTTGTTCTTGATGAGGCGGACaggctgctcgacctcgactttgGACCGATCATCGACAAGCTCCTCAAGGTCATTCCCAAGGAGCGCAACACGTTCCTCTTCTCCGCTACGCTCTCCACCAAGGTCGAGAAGCTCAAGCGTGCCAGTTTGAACAAGCCCGTGCAGGTCAAGGTCGCTGCCAA GTACTCGACTGTCTCCACTCTCCAGCAGTACTACGTCTTCTTCCCCGAGGTCCAGAAGGACGCCTACCTGTTCTACCTGGTCAACGAgctctcgtcgtcttccATGATCATCTTCACCGGCACTGTCGACCGTGCGCAGCGTCTCTCGATCATGCTCAACCGCCTCGGCTTTGCTGCCATTCCTCTGCACGGACAGATGAGCCAGAGCGCACGGTTGGGATCATTGAACAAGTTCAAGAGCGGTGGCAGGAAGATCCTCGTCGCTACGGACGTTGCCAGTCGTGGTCTTGACATTCCccttgtcgacctcgtcatT AACTACGACATCCCTACCAACTCGAAGGACTATGTCCACCGTGTCGGTCGTACCGCTCGTGCTGGCCGCTCCGGCAAGTCGATCACTCTCACGACACAGTACGATGTCGTCATGCTCAAGGGCATTGAGGCTGCCATCGGACGCCAGCTGCCTGCCTTTGACGTGGACAAGGAGGCCGTGGCGATCTTGAGCGACCGCGTGGCAGAGGCGGGTCGTGCGGCCAAGATTGAGATGCGCGAGCAGGGCAACGGCGGCTCTGGTGGCGCCCGTGGCCGTGACAAGGGCCGCCGTGGTCGTGACGATGACCGTgatcgcgacgacgacgttgtgCAGGGTGGCATGCCGCAGCGGAAGAAGTTCAAGAAGGGAGGCCGGAGATGA